The genomic segment GACGGCAGCCAGCTGGCAATCTTCATCTTCGACCCGTACGCACGCGCCTCCAAGCGCGGCGGCGCGTGGATGAACTCCTACGTCTCGCAGTCGAAGCTGACCGGCTTCAAGCCGGTGGTCGCCAATCACCTTAACATCCCGAAGCCGCCGGCCGGCCAGCCGACCCTGCTGACCTGGGACGAGGTGAACACCACCTTCCACGAGTTCGCCCACGCCCTGCACGGCATGTTCTCCAATGTGAAGTACCCGTACTTCTCGGGCACCTCGGTGCCCGAGAAGTACGGGTACTTCAC from the Desulfopila inferna genome contains:
- a CDS encoding M3 family metallopeptidase translates to EMKNVLENGVFHAANLEFGLTFKQRTDLPVYHDDVTVYDVFDADGSQLAIFIFDPYARASKRGGAWMNSYVSQSKLTGFKPVVANHLNIPKPPAGQPTLLTWDEVNTTFHEFAHALHGMFSNVKYPYFSGTSVPEKYGYFT